A single Alphaproteobacteria bacterium DNA region contains:
- the chrA gene encoding chromate efflux transporter, producing MTAESRPAADDAASRIVAPGEVLRAFLKLGVTSFGGPIAHLGYFRDELVLRRRWIDEKGYADLVALCQFLPGPASSQVGFALGLLRGGPLGALFAWAAFTLPSAIALVAFAYGAAAMGGPIGEGVIDGLKIVAVAIVAQAVWGMARSLCPDRERASIALGAVLIVVLLAGAWGQIAAIVVGGLAGLALCRTPGAPVTDHIRFPVSRTVGAICLALFAMLLVGLPLALAVAPSQGLAVFDAFYRAGALVFGGGHVVLPLLESEVVRTGWVSQAQFLAGYGAAQAVPGPLFTFAAYLGTVLGPQPNGVAGAAIALVAVFLPGLLLLLGAIPFWDDFRARPAAQALMRGANAAVVGILGSALYDPVFVSAIKGPHAFVLALTCFVLLMAWKAPPWVVVLVAAAGGVLLNITR from the coding sequence ATGACGGCGGAGTCCCGACCGGCGGCGGATGATGCCGCAAGCAGGATCGTCGCGCCGGGCGAGGTGCTGCGCGCCTTCCTCAAGCTCGGCGTCACCTCGTTCGGTGGGCCCATCGCGCATCTCGGCTATTTCCGCGACGAGCTGGTGCTGCGCCGGCGCTGGATCGACGAGAAGGGCTACGCCGATCTTGTCGCGCTGTGCCAGTTCCTGCCCGGGCCGGCATCGAGCCAGGTCGGCTTCGCGCTCGGCCTGCTGCGTGGCGGTCCGCTCGGCGCGCTGTTCGCCTGGGCGGCGTTCACCTTGCCGTCGGCCATCGCGCTCGTCGCCTTCGCCTATGGCGCGGCGGCGATGGGCGGGCCGATCGGCGAGGGCGTCATCGACGGCCTCAAGATCGTCGCGGTGGCCATCGTCGCGCAGGCCGTCTGGGGCATGGCGAGATCGCTTTGCCCGGACCGCGAGCGGGCCAGCATTGCGCTGGGTGCGGTGCTGATCGTCGTGCTCCTCGCCGGCGCCTGGGGCCAGATCGCCGCCATCGTGGTGGGCGGCCTTGCCGGTCTCGCGCTGTGCCGCACGCCGGGCGCGCCGGTCACGGATCACATCCGCTTTCCGGTATCGCGCACGGTCGGCGCGATCTGCCTGGCGCTGTTCGCGATGCTGCTCGTGGGCCTGCCGCTGGCGCTGGCCGTCGCACCGTCGCAGGGCCTCGCGGTGTTCGACGCCTTCTATCGCGCCGGCGCGCTGGTGTTCGGCGGCGGCCATGTCGTGCTGCCGCTGCTCGAGTCGGAGGTCGTGCGGACCGGCTGGGTGAGCCAGGCTCAGTTCCTGGCCGGATACGGTGCTGCGCAGGCGGTGCCCGGTCCGCTGTTCACCTTCGCCGCCTACCTCGGCACGGTGCTCGGCCCGCAGCCCAACGGCGTCGCCGGCGCGGCCATCGCGCTCGTCGCGGTGTTTCTTCCCGGCCTGCTGCTGCTGCTGGGCGCGATCCCGTTCTGGGACGACTTCCGCGCCCGGCCCGCTGCCCAGGCCCTGATGCGCGGCGCCAATGCCGCCGTGGTCGGCATCCTCGGCTCGGCGCTCTACGATCCGGTCTTCGTCAGCGCGATCAAGGGCCCGCACGCCTTCGTGCTGGCGCTGACGTGCTTCGTCCTGCTGATGGCGTGGAAGGCGCCACCGTGGGTCGTCGTACTCGTCGCCGCGGCGGGCGGCGTGCTGCTGAACATTACGCGTTGA
- a CDS encoding PadR family transcriptional regulator — translation MIDELAHHGYRLSPGTLYPMLHKMERDGYLLSRAQRDGRAVRRLYRITAKGRAGLRVAKKQIAEFRGEAMK, via the coding sequence ATGATCGACGAGCTGGCGCATCACGGCTACCGGCTGTCGCCCGGCACGCTCTACCCGATGCTGCACAAGATGGAGCGCGATGGCTACCTGCTTTCGCGCGCGCAACGTGACGGCCGCGCGGTCCGCCGCCTTTACCGCATCACGGCCAAGGGCCGCGCCGGCCTGCGGGTGGCCAAGAAGCAGATCGCGGAGTTCCGCGGGGAGGCGATGAAATGA
- a CDS encoding DUF1801 domain-containing protein: MADARSTPKKKSQRRAAAKPRLLAGDNPQIAKGDGDAPVQAYIRAIPGWKQDLAHRLDSIITRTLPGVRKAVKWNSPFYGVEGKGWFLSFHCFTKYIKVGFFKGAELKPLPPGESRQKEVRYLDIRESDTLDEAQFAAWVKQASRIPGWMA; this comes from the coding sequence ATGGCCGACGCACGATCGACACCGAAGAAGAAGTCCCAGAGGCGCGCCGCCGCGAAGCCCAGGCTGCTCGCGGGCGACAATCCGCAGATCGCCAAGGGCGACGGCGATGCGCCGGTGCAGGCCTATATCAGGGCCATCCCCGGCTGGAAGCAGGACCTCGCGCACCGGCTCGACTCCATCATCACCCGCACGCTGCCCGGCGTGCGCAAGGCGGTGAAGTGGAACTCGCCGTTCTACGGCGTCGAGGGCAAGGGCTGGTTCCTCAGCTTTCACTGCTTCACGAAGTACATCAAGGTCGGCTTCTTCAAGGGCGCGGAGCTCAAGCCCCTGCCGCCCGGCGAGTCCAGGCAGAAAGAAGTGCGCTATCTCGACATTCGCGAGAGCGACACGCTCGACGAAGCGCAGTTCGCGGCCTGGGTGAAGCAGGCCAGCAGGATCCCCGGCTGGATGGCGTAG
- a CDS encoding helix-turn-helix transcriptional regulator, producing MDAASHEAWPIPRLASVSGVSQAHFARSFRGAFGVPPHRYLLTRRIERARALLRDTGLSITEIAFQTGWTSLGTFGRVFRDITGESPGALRAREKAAPHDLSCVPGCFLSAAHRPDLTTAVSEKRRHPTGAMSVSGETEVP from the coding sequence ATGGACGCGGCCTCGCACGAGGCGTGGCCGATCCCGCGGCTGGCGAGCGTGAGCGGTGTGTCGCAGGCGCATTTCGCGCGCTCGTTCCGCGGCGCCTTCGGCGTGCCGCCGCACCGTTACCTGCTGACGCGCCGCATCGAGCGGGCCAGAGCGCTGCTGCGCGACACCGGTCTGTCCATCACCGAGATCGCGTTCCAGACCGGCTGGACGAGCCTGGGCACCTTCGGTCGCGTCTTCCGCGACATCACCGGCGAGAGCCCGGGCGCGTTGCGGGCACGCGAGAAGGCCGCGCCGCACGATCTGTCGTGCGTGCCGGGCTGCTTCCTCAGCGCCGCCCATCGGCCCGACCTCACAACAGCAGTTTCGGAGAAGCGACGGCACCCGACAGGCGCTATGTCCGTTTCAGGCGAAACGGAGGTCCCATGA
- a CDS encoding VOC family protein, which yields MSQGISVVGLYVRDQDEALQFYIEKLGWRVHTDARNGDYRWLTVQHPEQPSFQLGLFRPQAPILDAATVQSLNEIVAKGAMPPLVMVVDDCRAAFRQLQARGVEFTQEPTERYGSVDANFRDPSGNGWKMIEARRA from the coding sequence ATGAGCCAGGGCATCAGCGTGGTCGGTCTTTACGTGCGCGACCAGGACGAAGCGCTTCAGTTCTATATCGAGAAGCTCGGATGGCGCGTCCATACCGATGCACGCAACGGCGACTATCGCTGGCTGACGGTGCAGCACCCCGAGCAGCCCTCCTTCCAGCTCGGCCTGTTCAGGCCACAGGCGCCGATTCTCGACGCGGCCACCGTGCAGAGCCTGAACGAGATCGTCGCCAAGGGCGCCATGCCGCCGCTGGTGATGGTCGTCGACGACTGCCGCGCCGCGTTCAGGCAGCTGCAGGCGCGCGGCGTGGAATTCACCCAGGAGCCCACGGAGCGATACGGCTCGGTGGACGCCAACTTCCGCGACCCCTCGGGCAATGGCTGGAAGATGATCGAGGCGCGGCGAGCATGA
- a CDS encoding DUF1801 domain-containing protein — MTEGSASKLIDARIRELGDWRGETLAKVRALVSQAAPEVVEEWKWRGVPVWSHAGIICTGETYKAAVKLTFAKGASLPDPAGLFNSSLEGNVRRAIDIREGDRIDEKALKALIRAAVALNTARRKK; from the coding sequence ATGACCGAGGGCTCTGCCTCGAAGCTGATCGACGCGCGCATCAGGGAGCTGGGCGACTGGCGCGGCGAGACACTCGCGAAGGTGCGCGCGCTGGTCAGCCAGGCCGCCCCCGAGGTGGTCGAGGAATGGAAGTGGCGCGGCGTGCCGGTGTGGTCGCATGCCGGCATCATCTGCACCGGCGAGACCTACAAGGCCGCGGTCAAGCTGACCTTCGCCAAGGGCGCATCGCTGCCGGACCCTGCGGGTCTTTTCAATTCGAGCCTCGAGGGGAACGTCAGGCGCGCCATCGACATCCGCGAGGGCGACAGGATCGACGAGAAGGCGCTGAAGGCGCTGATCCGCGCCGCCGTGGCGCTGAACACGGCACGCAGGAAGAAGTAG
- a CDS encoding PAAR domain-containing protein, protein MPMPAARVTDLHACALTLGIPAGPILPPCAVTVLTCSLPQARAFMDQVACVAGPIPIVLGSPTVLVNNMPAVRIVMNATGCGGVVMAPGALTPPVLIGP, encoded by the coding sequence ATGCCGATGCCAGCCGCTCGTGTCACTGATCTGCATGCCTGCGCCTTGACCCTGGGCATTCCGGCAGGACCGATCTTGCCGCCATGCGCGGTCACCGTCCTGACCTGCAGCCTGCCCCAGGCTCGAGCCTTCATGGATCAGGTCGCCTGTGTGGCAGGGCCGATCCCGATCGTCCTCGGCTCGCCGACGGTCCTCGTGAACAACATGCCGGCCGTGCGCATCGTCATGAATGCGACGGGCTGCGGCGGTGTTGTCATGGCACCTGGCGCCTTGACACCGCCTGTTCTCATCGGCCCCTGA
- a CDS encoding SRPBCC domain-containing protein, which produces MSTLQTLTIDQPIKASPAQVWERISTPEGIESWWVPGDIAPVVDHHFTLDMGPSGQQQCRVIEVVTERKLAHTFGDWELHWRIAAVQGGSLLRLEHHGFDLDNPQHKFGFENMGDGWRLVILPKLARVLEAP; this is translated from the coding sequence ATGAGCACGCTGCAGACCCTGACCATCGATCAGCCGATCAAGGCCTCGCCCGCGCAGGTGTGGGAGCGCATCTCGACGCCCGAGGGCATTGAGAGCTGGTGGGTGCCGGGCGACATCGCGCCGGTCGTCGACCACCACTTCACCCTCGACATGGGCCCGTCGGGCCAGCAGCAATGCCGCGTGATCGAGGTCGTGACCGAGCGCAAGCTGGCTCACACCTTCGGCGACTGGGAGCTGCACTGGAGGATCGCGGCCGTACAAGGTGGCTCCCTGCTGCGCCTCGAGCATCACGGCTTCGACCTCGACAACCCGCAACACAAGTTCGGCTTCGAGAACATGGGCGACGGCTGGCGCCTGGTGATCCTGCCGAAACTGGCGCGAGTGCTGGAGGCCCCGTAA
- a CDS encoding winged helix-turn-helix transcriptional regulator, which produces MPTELVFSALAHPVRRQVIALLLDRARTAGAIAEEFEISRSAVSEHIGILRNADLVREKKVGRERIYALNAKPLIELRDWLKPYETYWKSRLARLARQLEDEER; this is translated from the coding sequence ATGCCGACCGAGCTCGTCTTTTCAGCCCTCGCGCATCCCGTCCGCCGGCAGGTGATCGCTCTCCTGCTCGACCGCGCGCGCACCGCCGGTGCGATTGCGGAGGAGTTCGAGATCAGCCGCTCGGCGGTGTCCGAGCATATCGGCATCCTGCGCAACGCCGACCTGGTGCGCGAGAAGAAGGTCGGCCGCGAGCGCATCTACGCGCTCAATGCCAAGCCGCTCATCGAGCTGCGCGACTGGCTCAAGCCCTACGAGACCTACTGGAAGAGCCGCCTCGCCCGCCTGG